The following are from one region of the Anaerohalosphaeraceae bacterium genome:
- a CDS encoding polyprenyl synthetase family protein: MTACAEATDRTLRRLLDGQKEIPPRLKEAMIYTVLSPGKRIRAALVQWCCRVVSGQVNENALNAAAAVEMVHTYSLIHDDLPAMDDDDFRRGRPSCHKQFDEATAILAGDALLTLAFEVLAEEITPPQTAVRMVRILAEAAGPAGMIAGQIKDLQSQGVEGTLSELQSIHICKTGRMFAASAELGAVAGRASKKHQKALTQYGLDIGLGFQIADDLLDVSATSEQLGKTAGKDSRQKKLTYPSLVGIEKARQIAEQITQRALEDLSGFGPEADILRRLAVELLNRKR; the protein is encoded by the coding sequence TTGACTGCCTGTGCTGAGGCGACCGACCGAACCCTGCGTCGGCTTCTGGACGGCCAAAAAGAGATTCCGCCTCGTCTGAAAGAGGCGATGATTTATACCGTTCTCAGTCCGGGCAAGCGCATCCGTGCCGCCCTCGTTCAGTGGTGCTGCCGGGTTGTATCCGGACAAGTGAATGAAAACGCCCTGAACGCCGCCGCTGCGGTGGAGATGGTTCATACCTATTCGCTGATTCACGACGACCTGCCTGCGATGGATGATGATGACTTTCGCCGCGGCCGTCCCAGCTGTCATAAGCAGTTCGACGAAGCCACAGCGATTCTGGCCGGCGACGCCCTGCTGACGCTGGCATTTGAAGTCCTTGCCGAAGAAATTACTCCTCCCCAAACCGCCGTCCGGATGGTGCGGATATTGGCGGAGGCGGCCGGCCCGGCCGGAATGATTGCCGGACAAATCAAAGACCTCCAAAGCCAGGGCGTCGAGGGAACCCTCTCGGAGCTCCAGTCCATTCACATCTGCAAAACCGGACGGATGTTCGCTGCCTCCGCTGAATTAGGCGCTGTTGCAGGCCGCGCTTCCAAAAAACACCAAAAAGCCCTGACCCAATACGGACTGGACATCGGGCTGGGCTTTCAGATTGCCGATGACCTGCTGGATGTGTCGGCGACCAGCGAACAGCTGGGCAAAACCGCCGGCAAGGACAGCCGCCAGAAAAAACTTACGTATCCATCCCTGGTCGGAATCGAAAAGGCCCGTCAGATTGCCGAACAAATCACGCAGCGGGCGCTGGAGGATTTATCCGGTTTCGGCCCCGAAGCAGATATCCTGCGGCGGCTGGCCGTCGAACTCCTGAATCGAAAAAGGTAG
- the miaA gene encoding tRNA (adenosine(37)-N6)-dimethylallyltransferase MiaA — MDSGQKKILILGVTASGKGALAFELARTLGGGIISIDSMKVYRRMDIGTAKPPLEKRKQLPYYLVDVVEPWESFSVDQFLDMAYQAIDEIAKAQKPIIAVGGTAMYIKALLYGLFEGPGTDAALREQIRQEIEQKGLEALHRELVRVDPEAAGRIHPNDQKRIIRALEVYRLTGRPISSFQRQWTRREPEGWTVIGLRRPKELESRRINQRVKKMMDEGFLEEVRGLLNEPRPMSPQARAAIGYAEMIEHLEGKRPLEETVEQIKINTRRLAKAQRTWFKTFCGVRWIDIGPEDTLQTVLQRCLSILDSAQRLSNE, encoded by the coding sequence GTGGATTCCGGACAAAAAAAGATACTGATTTTGGGGGTGACGGCCTCCGGCAAAGGGGCTCTGGCTTTTGAGCTGGCCCGCACACTCGGCGGGGGGATTATCAGCATCGATTCGATGAAGGTCTATCGCCGGATGGATATCGGGACGGCCAAACCGCCCCTGGAAAAAAGAAAACAGCTTCCGTACTACCTTGTGGATGTGGTCGAGCCGTGGGAATCGTTCAGCGTGGACCAGTTTCTGGACATGGCATATCAGGCAATTGACGAGATTGCCAAGGCCCAAAAGCCCATCATTGCGGTGGGGGGCACGGCGATGTATATCAAGGCCCTGCTGTATGGGCTGTTTGAAGGGCCGGGGACGGATGCGGCTCTGCGGGAACAGATTCGGCAGGAGATTGAGCAAAAGGGGCTGGAGGCCCTTCATCGGGAGCTGGTTCGGGTGGACCCTGAGGCCGCCGGGCGGATTCATCCGAACGACCAGAAGCGCATCATCCGGGCGCTGGAGGTCTATCGGCTGACCGGCAGACCCATCAGTTCTTTTCAGCGGCAGTGGACCCGCCGGGAGCCGGAGGGCTGGACGGTTATCGGGCTTCGCCGGCCGAAGGAGCTCGAAAGCCGACGCATCAATCAGCGGGTCAAAAAAATGATGGACGAGGGCTTTCTGGAGGAGGTGCGGGGACTGCTGAATGAACCCCGTCCGATGAGTCCGCAGGCCCGGGCGGCCATCGGCTATGCGGAGATGATTGAGCATCTCGAAGGCAAACGGCCGCTGGAGGAGACGGTTGAGCAAATCAAAATCAATACGCGCCGGCTCGCCAAGGCCCAGCGGACCTGGTTTAAGACCTTCTGCGGAGTGCGCTGGATTGACATCGGGCCGGAGGATACTCTTCAGACGGTGCTCCAGCGGTGTCTTTCAATCCTGGATTCGGCTCAGCGGCTGTCAAACGAATAG
- a CDS encoding Minf_1886 family protein, with protein MKKSIEEIARQDGRYDPKALKFVFEGLAETIDKIRKDEGDPAHPRHITGQELAWGLADLARQRWGRLAEMVLNQWGVRTTRDFGEIVYLMIANDWMTCQESDSIDDFNNVFDFKTVFEDHYSFDSR; from the coding sequence ATGAAAAAATCGATAGAAGAAATTGCACGGCAGGACGGTCGATACGACCCGAAGGCCCTGAAGTTTGTTTTTGAAGGACTGGCGGAGACAATCGACAAAATCCGAAAGGACGAGGGAGACCCGGCCCACCCCCGCCACATCACCGGTCAGGAGCTGGCCTGGGGGCTGGCGGATTTGGCGCGTCAGCGATGGGGCCGGCTGGCGGAGATGGTGCTCAACCAGTGGGGCGTTCGAACCACCCGCGACTTCGGCGAGATTGTCTATCTGATGATTGCCAACGACTGGATGACCTGTCAGGAAAGCGACAGCATCGACGATTTCAACAACGTCTTCGACTTCAAAACGGTCTTTGAAGACCACTATTCGTTTGACAGCCGCTGA
- the metG gene encoding methionine--tRNA ligase, producing MTRKLIVTSALPYANGPIHIGHLVEYIQTDIWVRFQKACGNECYYFCADDTHGTPIMIRARSEGISPEKLIERMHKEHLRDFTGFQIRFDNYYSTHSEENRQLSERIYQGALRAGSIVKKTIQQAYDEQEKMWLPDRYIKGTCPRCKAEGQYGDSCDVCGAHYQTTELINPVSVISGKPPVLKESVHYFFRLSDYEAALKDLFAKGYVQDSVRNKLDEWFAAGLKDWDISRDGPYFGFKIPGEQDKYFYVWLDAPIGYMASCKNFCDRNGMDFEQVWNSGEYEICHFIGKDIMYFHALFWPALLMSASLRVPTKLFVHGFLTVNGQKMSKSKGTFITAETYLKHLDPQYLRYYYASKLTGDVSDIDLNLEDFISRVNADLVGKLANLASRCVPMLTQKLDGRLGRLDEKGNALLEQLLASCEKIKADYEALNYASVVRTIASLADICNRFVEDAQPWVTLKTEPEKTRTDLTAVLNAVKVLTIYLKPILPVFAEKIETVLDIPPLTFAQTHERLENKLIRPYIRLVERIEKEKVDAMLEESRQETAPAAPAQPAQLEEPLAPECTIEDFAKVDLRIARISRAERVEGADKLLALELDLGALKKNVFAGIAKAYKPEDLVGRLVVCVANLKPRKMKFGISDGMVCAAGSGGDQIFLLTVDPGAKPGQRVH from the coding sequence ATGACACGAAAACTGATTGTCACCTCGGCTCTGCCGTACGCCAACGGTCCCATTCACATCGGCCATCTGGTCGAATACATCCAGACCGACATCTGGGTCCGATTCCAGAAGGCCTGCGGAAATGAATGCTACTACTTTTGTGCCGATGACACCCACGGCACCCCGATTATGATTCGGGCACGTTCCGAAGGAATCTCCCCGGAAAAACTGATAGAGCGGATGCACAAAGAACACCTGCGGGACTTTACCGGCTTTCAAATCCGATTCGACAATTACTACAGCACCCATTCGGAAGAAAACCGTCAGCTGAGCGAGCGGATTTATCAGGGGGCTCTCCGAGCGGGGTCGATTGTCAAAAAGACTATCCAGCAGGCCTACGATGAACAGGAAAAAATGTGGCTGCCCGACCGCTATATCAAAGGCACCTGCCCCCGCTGCAAGGCCGAAGGCCAGTACGGCGACTCCTGCGACGTCTGCGGAGCCCATTATCAGACCACCGAACTGATTAACCCGGTCAGCGTCATCAGCGGAAAGCCGCCGGTTCTGAAAGAAAGCGTGCACTACTTTTTCCGGCTGAGTGACTACGAAGCCGCCCTCAAGGACTTGTTCGCCAAAGGGTACGTCCAGGACTCCGTCCGCAACAAACTGGATGAGTGGTTTGCGGCGGGCCTGAAAGACTGGGACATCTCGCGAGACGGTCCCTATTTCGGATTTAAGATTCCCGGCGAGCAGGACAAATACTTCTATGTCTGGCTGGATGCCCCCATCGGGTATATGGCCTCCTGCAAGAACTTCTGTGACCGGAACGGAATGGACTTTGAGCAGGTCTGGAACAGCGGCGAGTACGAAATCTGCCACTTTATCGGCAAGGATATTATGTATTTTCACGCCCTGTTCTGGCCGGCTTTGCTGATGAGCGCCTCACTGCGGGTGCCGACCAAGCTTTTTGTGCACGGCTTTCTGACCGTCAACGGCCAGAAAATGAGCAAAAGCAAAGGCACCTTCATCACCGCTGAAACTTATCTGAAACACCTGGACCCGCAGTATCTCCGCTACTATTACGCCTCCAAGCTCACCGGAGATGTGAGCGACATCGATTTAAATCTGGAAGACTTCATCAGCCGCGTCAATGCGGACCTGGTCGGCAAACTGGCCAATCTGGCCAGCCGATGCGTCCCGATGCTCACCCAAAAACTGGACGGCCGGCTCGGCCGCCTGGATGAGAAAGGAAACGCCCTGCTGGAACAGCTCCTTGCGTCCTGCGAAAAAATCAAGGCCGACTACGAAGCCCTCAACTACGCCTCTGTGGTGCGGACGATCGCCTCGCTGGCCGACATCTGCAACCGCTTCGTTGAGGACGCCCAGCCCTGGGTGACGCTCAAAACCGAGCCGGAGAAGACCCGGACTGACCTGACGGCCGTCCTGAATGCCGTTAAGGTGCTGACGATTTATCTAAAACCGATTCTGCCGGTCTTTGCAGAAAAGATCGAGACCGTTCTGGACATTCCTCCGCTGACATTTGCCCAGACCCACGAGCGGCTCGAAAACAAACTGATTCGTCCTTATATCCGTCTGGTAGAACGTATAGAAAAAGAAAAGGTGGACGCTATGCTCGAAGAAAGCAGACAGGAAACGGCCCCGGCGGCACCGGCCCAGCCGGCCCAGCTGGAGGAACCGCTCGCTCCGGAATGCACGATTGAAGATTTCGCGAAAGTGGACCTGCGGATTGCCCGCATCAGCCGGGCCGAGCGGGTCGAAGGCGCTGACAAACTGCTCGCCCTCGAACTGGATTTGGGGGCTCTGAAAAAGAATGTCTTTGCCGGCATTGCCAAGGCCTACAAACCGGAGGATTTGGTCGGCCGGCTGGTCGTCTGCGTGGCCAATCTGAAACCGCGTAAGATGAAATTCGGCATTTCCGACGGAATGGTCTGCGCCGCCGGCTCGGGCGGGGACCAGATTTTCCTCCTGACGGTGGACCCCGGCGCCAAGCCCGGCCAGCGCGTCCATTAA
- the ricT gene encoding regulatory iron-sulfur-containing complex subunit RicT gives MTQDESAKTKAQKHNNKWMLVRYGKMGILGWFEHNESQIPKNKPYVIVKTDRGLELGQLVGPYNYKAGNYRFTPEQVEAYYTQGNKEISITTGGKFVRFATHEDIREQEHLEVSAAEEAKCCQRFADELGLNMKIIEAEHLFGGERIIFYFTSDGRVDFRELVKKLAREYQTRIELRQIGSRDEARLLSDYESCGLECCCKRFLKILDPVNMRMAKLQKATLDPSKISGHCGRLKCCLRYEDYTYRELKSKLPPRNTQVQTPKGAGIVVDFQVLTQLVVVQTPDGEKQAWPLEEIQILSDKPAATPPAETLPAGDSDASTLPQEQEELSFSDNASDPAQKAELTIPEALAEEVAEEIEEVIDQIEEGPLADAADGPEEDSIPSNSQENNSKSDSPAAPQGQPGQDKPFPRKKRRKNRRRRNRNNRNGSAQTGNRSPDSNPSSNGNPSV, from the coding sequence ATGACACAGGATGAGAGCGCAAAAACAAAAGCGCAAAAACATAACAACAAATGGATGCTGGTTCGTTATGGCAAAATGGGAATTCTGGGCTGGTTTGAGCACAACGAATCCCAAATTCCCAAAAACAAGCCGTACGTCATCGTCAAAACAGACCGCGGCCTCGAATTAGGCCAGTTGGTAGGCCCCTACAACTACAAAGCGGGAAACTACCGGTTTACCCCCGAACAAGTCGAGGCCTATTACACCCAAGGGAATAAGGAAATCTCCATTACAACGGGGGGCAAATTCGTCCGTTTTGCCACCCACGAGGACATTCGCGAGCAGGAACATCTGGAAGTATCTGCCGCCGAAGAGGCCAAATGCTGCCAGCGGTTTGCCGACGAACTCGGCCTGAATATGAAGATTATCGAGGCCGAACATCTTTTTGGAGGCGAACGAATTATTTTCTATTTTACCAGCGACGGACGCGTCGATTTCCGCGAACTGGTAAAAAAACTCGCCCGCGAGTACCAGACCCGAATCGAGCTTCGCCAAATCGGCTCCCGCGATGAGGCCCGACTGCTCAGCGATTACGAAAGTTGCGGGCTTGAATGCTGCTGCAAGCGGTTTTTGAAGATTCTGGACCCCGTCAATATGCGGATGGCCAAACTCCAGAAAGCCACCCTTGACCCGTCCAAAATCAGCGGCCATTGCGGACGTTTGAAATGCTGTTTGCGGTATGAAGACTACACATATCGAGAATTAAAAAGCAAACTGCCGCCGCGCAACACTCAGGTCCAGACCCCCAAAGGCGCCGGTATTGTCGTAGATTTTCAGGTATTGACTCAACTGGTTGTTGTTCAGACGCCTGACGGCGAAAAGCAGGCCTGGCCGCTGGAGGAAATTCAAATCCTGTCCGACAAGCCGGCAGCAACACCGCCGGCGGAAACTCTGCCGGCAGGAGATTCAGACGCATCCACTCTGCCGCAGGAGCAGGAGGAACTATCCTTTTCGGATAACGCTTCAGACCCAGCTCAAAAAGCTGAACTGACTATCCCCGAAGCCCTTGCAGAGGAAGTGGCCGAAGAAATCGAAGAAGTAATTGACCAAATCGAAGAAGGCCCGCTCGCTGATGCCGCGGACGGGCCGGAGGAAGATTCGATTCCTTCGAATAGTCAGGAAAACAACAGCAAATCCGACTCTCCCGCCGCTCCGCAAGGTCAGCCCGGGCAGGACAAACCTTTTCCGAGAAAAAAACGACGCAAAAACCGGCGCCGCCGAAATCGAAACAACCGAAACGGTTCCGCTCAGACGGGGAATCGTTCGCCCGATTCGAATCCTTCTTCAAACGGGAATCCATCTGTATGA
- a CDS encoding DNA polymerase III subunit delta': MQMRDIHSQDKAVAALQQAYAEGRIPHAYLFVGPDGVGKRTTAEAFARLLLCRSPIQNPDRSGPVKTDSCGRCPSCQLMDAGNHPDFVLIYKELLQYTEEGKEKDAPVEMPIDVVREFFIERAARKPVMGPYTVFVMEEAEKVNTSSQNAMMKILEEPPSFCIIILLCSRLEEMLPTTRSRCRILSFGPVSETVIVEELTRKGIDASQALFWARFSEGRLGEALRWARLRESGKPVDAYEIKKELAERLSRLEPADLIDTAGWLIQSAKAVGDAWARQKPNVSTKDLFRTAEKGLLRMVLTLLADLMKITYSEESSLVYSDQIEIVRQLSKKINAEEAAEKIINIQKLLGWVDANVNEKLIFERLLLIWTFSDILPVRSDD; encoded by the coding sequence ATGCAGATGCGGGACATTCACAGTCAGGACAAAGCTGTGGCGGCCCTCCAGCAGGCCTATGCGGAAGGGCGCATCCCGCATGCCTATCTCTTCGTCGGCCCGGACGGAGTCGGCAAACGCACCACGGCGGAGGCCTTCGCCCGCCTCCTGCTTTGTCGGTCCCCCATTCAAAACCCAGACCGAAGCGGCCCTGTTAAGACAGACAGCTGCGGCCGGTGCCCTTCCTGCCAGCTTATGGATGCGGGAAATCACCCCGACTTTGTTCTGATTTATAAAGAACTGCTCCAATACACCGAAGAGGGGAAAGAGAAAGATGCACCGGTGGAAATGCCGATTGATGTCGTCCGCGAATTTTTCATCGAGCGGGCAGCCCGAAAACCTGTCATGGGGCCTTATACCGTTTTTGTGATGGAGGAGGCGGAGAAAGTCAATACCTCCAGTCAAAATGCAATGATGAAAATCCTCGAAGAACCGCCTTCGTTCTGCATCATCATTCTGTTATGCAGCCGGCTGGAGGAAATGCTCCCCACCACCCGCTCCCGCTGCCGGATTCTTTCCTTTGGACCGGTCAGTGAAACCGTCATCGTTGAGGAACTGACACGAAAAGGAATCGACGCCTCGCAAGCCCTCTTTTGGGCGCGCTTCAGCGAAGGCCGTTTGGGAGAAGCCCTGCGGTGGGCCCGGCTCAGGGAAAGCGGTAAACCCGTGGACGCCTACGAAATCAAAAAAGAGCTGGCCGAACGCCTCAGCCGCCTGGAGCCGGCTGACCTCATCGACACGGCCGGATGGCTTATCCAGTCCGCCAAAGCCGTCGGCGATGCCTGGGCCCGACAAAAGCCCAATGTCAGCACCAAAGACCTCTTTCGCACGGCCGAAAAAGGGCTGCTGCGGATGGTCCTGACCCTCTTGGCCGACCTGATGAAGATAACATATTCAGAGGAATCTTCTCTTGTTTACTCAGATCAAATAGAAATCGTCAGACAATTGAGCAAAAAAATAAATGCAGAAGAGGCCGCAGAAAAGATAATCAATATCCAGAAACTTCTCGGCTGGGTCGATGCAAATGTTAACGAAAAACTGATTTTCGAGCGGCTCTTGTTAATCTGGACCTTCTCTGATATACTGCCCGTTCGGTCGGACGACTGA
- the tmk gene encoding dTMP kinase, which produces MTANTPGRFLVLDGTDGCGKSTQIPLLRNVFEQRGFSVVQTYDPGGTDIGEQIRKLLKYDAKGKMDVHTETMLFMASRAQLVSEVIRPALSEGKIVLCDRFVSSTCAYQGAGGYPIGDIINLARYAIGETWPDLTIILDLPAEKGRHRTGQRNGQNHSNSSAHTAEDRFDSRSLEYYQRVRQGFLALPQYYPAPVEIVNTDGLSIEEVHQKIAALLQERNWF; this is translated from the coding sequence ATGACGGCGAACACCCCGGGACGTTTTTTGGTGCTGGACGGAACCGATGGATGCGGAAAATCAACACAGATTCCGCTGCTGCGAAACGTCTTTGAGCAGCGGGGATTCTCTGTGGTTCAGACCTACGACCCGGGCGGAACGGACATCGGCGAGCAAATCCGAAAACTCCTCAAGTACGACGCCAAAGGCAAAATGGATGTGCACACGGAAACGATGCTGTTTATGGCCTCGCGGGCGCAGCTGGTCAGCGAAGTCATCCGTCCGGCCCTGTCCGAAGGGAAAATTGTCCTCTGCGACCGTTTCGTATCCTCGACCTGCGCTTATCAGGGTGCCGGCGGGTATCCCATAGGGGACATTATCAATCTGGCCCGCTATGCCATCGGAGAAACCTGGCCGGATTTAACCATTATTTTGGACCTGCCGGCGGAAAAAGGGCGGCACCGGACAGGGCAGCGCAATGGACAAAATCACTCCAATTCCTCCGCTCATACCGCCGAAGACCGATTCGATTCCAGAAGCCTGGAGTATTACCAGCGGGTTCGTCAGGGCTTTCTGGCCCTGCCCCAATACTATCCCGCGCCGGTCGAAATCGTGAACACAGACGGCCTGTCCATCGAAGAAGTCCATCAGAAAATTGCAGCACTTTTACAGGAACGGAACTGGTTTTGA
- a CDS encoding DNA polymerase III subunit alpha produces MDDKGFIHLHLHTQYSLLDGAIQPDVLFERCRQLGMNAVAITDHGNLFGALDFYLQAQKYGIKPILGMEAYIAPGSRFERQKGGGVKDNTYHLLLLAENLKGYQNLLQLSSIGYTEGFYYRPRIDKEVLAQFSEGLICTSACIAGEIPTALVREDRQTARRAAQEYLKIFGPERFFIEIQQHENDEHPHLLPALVDLAKELGIGLVATNDVHFLNADDHEAHMVLCCINTGKKITDVDKMEYPPDVYLKSPEEMRTLFAAYPEACDNTLTIAGRCQVELDLKTRHAPRYHTPPGKTAEQMLTELVLEGAKKRYGQISPAIQDRINWELEVIKSKGFASYFLIVWDFCNYAKEQNIPVGARGSAVGTIVGYCLGICNIDPLRYDLLFERFMDPERNEMPDIDIDICQDGREKILNYVRQKYGHIAQIITFGTMKARAVIRDVCRVLDVPLAEADRLAKLVPAELKMTLDKALEAEPDLKKAYETDEKTRRVINIGRKLEGLARHASVHACGVVIADEPLTRFLPLYKQAGSEELITQFEGPFVEKAGLMKMDFLGLKTLSIIQRTVDLIQEIHGKTIDIEAIDIMDQRVYREIFSAGRTKGIFQFESSGMQEMLRKLRPDRLEDLIAANALYRPGPLALIPEFIERKHGARWSAPHPIMEEILAETFGIIVYQEQVMRICNRLGGIPLREAYTLIKAISKKKEDVIQAEQKRFIDGCIRNGLQPAQAEEIFALIRRFADYGFNKSHATRYSFVAYQTAWLKTYYPVEFMASLLTYEMGNTDKVVEYIGECRDMGIEVLPPDINESFVDFTVIYDEQKKNGLIRFGLAAVKGVGSKAVEQIIAARERVGGFRSLFHFCESVDLHTVNKQVLEALIKAGAFDSLGGSRAQMAAALEKAMQCGAAFQADRQKGQMNFFLNGPLAAEEAKTEPMILPDVPAWSEQQMLSYEKEVLGFYVTSNPLSKHAQIIELYSTSNTAKLRLLRQEQEVIVGGMITKIRYTVTKNGKNAGAKMAVAELEDLQGKCEVVLFPKTLEKCGHLLQPDRIVFVRGTAQTLREIPNIRCEELIDIEEAGRRFSARVKLEIDAQTVDQALLEKIRQICLNNRGKSPIELTIYTPKRFRITARADANLSIRADLESHRKLEAVLGRGKVHFTA; encoded by the coding sequence ATGGATGATAAAGGCTTTATTCACCTTCACTTACATACACAATACTCCCTGCTCGACGGCGCCATTCAGCCCGATGTGCTCTTTGAACGATGCCGCCAATTGGGGATGAATGCCGTCGCCATTACCGATCACGGCAATCTTTTCGGAGCTCTCGATTTCTATCTCCAGGCCCAAAAATACGGCATCAAACCTATCTTAGGAATGGAGGCCTACATCGCCCCCGGGTCCCGCTTTGAGCGGCAGAAAGGCGGCGGTGTCAAAGACAACACCTATCACCTGCTCCTGCTGGCCGAGAACCTCAAAGGATACCAGAACCTCCTGCAGCTGAGCAGCATCGGCTATACAGAAGGGTTTTATTACCGCCCGCGAATCGACAAAGAAGTCCTGGCCCAGTTCAGTGAAGGATTGATTTGCACCAGCGCCTGCATCGCCGGCGAAATCCCCACCGCCCTTGTCCGCGAAGACCGGCAGACCGCCCGCCGAGCCGCCCAGGAGTATCTGAAAATCTTCGGCCCGGAACGATTCTTCATCGAAATCCAGCAGCACGAAAACGATGAACATCCGCATCTGCTGCCGGCTCTGGTTGATTTGGCCAAAGAACTGGGAATCGGGCTGGTCGCCACCAACGATGTCCATTTCCTGAATGCCGATGACCACGAAGCCCACATGGTCCTGTGCTGCATCAACACCGGCAAGAAGATTACCGATGTGGACAAGATGGAGTATCCGCCGGATGTCTATTTGAAAAGCCCGGAGGAAATGAGAACCCTTTTTGCGGCCTATCCGGAGGCCTGCGACAATACCCTGACGATTGCAGGCCGCTGTCAGGTGGAACTGGACCTGAAAACCCGCCATGCCCCGCGCTATCACACCCCCCCGGGAAAAACGGCCGAACAAATGCTCACCGAACTGGTGCTCGAAGGGGCCAAAAAACGATACGGCCAAATCTCCCCTGCGATTCAGGACCGAATCAACTGGGAGCTGGAAGTCATTAAAAGCAAAGGGTTTGCCAGCTACTTCCTGATTGTCTGGGACTTCTGCAATTACGCCAAAGAACAGAACATCCCCGTCGGGGCACGCGGCAGTGCCGTCGGAACCATCGTCGGATACTGTCTGGGCATCTGCAACATCGACCCGCTCCGCTATGACCTGCTGTTTGAGCGGTTTATGGACCCCGAACGCAACGAGATGCCCGATATCGATATCGACATCTGCCAGGACGGCCGAGAAAAAATCCTGAATTACGTCCGACAAAAATACGGTCATATCGCGCAAATCATTACCTTTGGAACGATGAAGGCCCGCGCGGTCATCCGAGATGTCTGTCGGGTCCTCGATGTGCCGCTGGCGGAGGCGGACCGCCTGGCCAAACTGGTTCCGGCGGAACTGAAGATGACCCTCGATAAGGCCCTTGAGGCCGAACCGGACTTAAAAAAGGCCTACGAAACCGATGAAAAAACCCGCCGCGTGATTAACATCGGAAGAAAACTGGAGGGGCTGGCCCGCCACGCCTCCGTCCATGCCTGCGGTGTTGTCATTGCCGATGAACCCCTGACCCGCTTTCTGCCGCTGTACAAGCAGGCCGGCTCTGAGGAACTCATCACCCAGTTTGAAGGACCGTTTGTCGAGAAGGCCGGCCTGATGAAAATGGACTTTCTGGGCCTCAAAACCCTCAGCATCATTCAGCGAACCGTCGATTTGATTCAGGAAATCCACGGCAAAACCATCGATATCGAAGCCATCGATATTATGGACCAGCGGGTCTATCGGGAAATCTTCAGTGCCGGCAGAACCAAAGGCATCTTCCAGTTTGAATCCAGCGGGATGCAGGAGATGCTTCGCAAACTCCGGCCCGACCGGCTGGAAGACCTCATCGCCGCCAACGCCCTGTATCGACCTGGGCCGCTGGCCCTGATTCCGGAGTTTATCGAACGCAAGCACGGCGCCCGCTGGTCGGCCCCCCACCCGATTATGGAGGAAATCCTCGCCGAAACCTTCGGCATCATCGTCTATCAGGAACAGGTGATGCGTATCTGCAATCGGCTCGGCGGCATTCCGCTCCGCGAGGCCTATACGCTGATTAAAGCCATCAGCAAGAAGAAGGAAGACGTCATCCAGGCCGAACAAAAACGCTTCATCGACGGCTGCATCCGGAATGGACTTCAGCCCGCACAGGCTGAGGAAATCTTCGCCCTGATTCGCCGGTTCGCCGACTACGGCTTTAACAAAAGCCACGCCACCCGCTATTCGTTTGTCGCCTATCAGACGGCCTGGCTGAAGACCTATTACCCTGTGGAGTTTATGGCGTCCCTGCTCACCTACGAAATGGGCAATACCGACAAAGTGGTCGAATACATCGGCGAATGCCGAGACATGGGCATCGAAGTCCTGCCTCCGGATATCAACGAAAGCTTCGTGGACTTTACAGTGATTTACGATGAGCAGAAAAAGAACGGCCTGATTCGCTTCGGTCTGGCGGCCGTCAAAGGTGTCGGCTCCAAGGCCGTCGAACAGATTATCGCCGCCCGCGAACGTGTCGGAGGATTCCGCAGTCTCTTCCACTTCTGCGAAAGCGTGGACCTTCACACCGTCAACAAACAGGTGCTCGAAGCCCTCATCAAGGCCGGCGCCTTCGACTCCCTCGGAGGCAGCCGTGCTCAGATGGCCGCCGCCCTCGAAAAAGCGATGCAGTGCGGGGCCGCCTTTCAGGCCGACCGCCAGAAAGGCCAAATGAATTTCTTCCTGAACGGTCCCCTGGCCGCCGAAGAAGCCAAAACCGAACCGATGATTCTGCCCGATGTGCCGGCCTGGTCCGAACAGCAGATGCTGTCCTACGAAAAGGAGGTCCTCGGTTTCTACGTAACCAGCAACCCGCTCAGCAAGCACGCGCAGATTATCGAACTGTATTCGACCTCCAACACCGCCAAACTCCGCCTGCTGCGGCAGGAGCAGGAGGTCATTGTCGGCGGAATGATTACCAAAATCCGCTACACCGTCACGAAAAACGGCAAAAACGCCGGCGCCAAAATGGCCGTCGCCGAATTGGAGGACCTCCAGGGTAAATGCGAAGTGGTGCTCTTTCCGAAAACCCTCGAAAAATGCGGGCATCTCCTCCAGCCCGATCGAATCGTCTTCGTCCGCGGCACCGCCCAGACCCTCCGCGAAATCCCGAATATCCGCTGTGAGGAACTGATTGACATCGAGGAGGCGGGCCGCCGATTCAGCGCCAGGGTAAAACTGGAAATCGATGCCCAGACTGTGGATCAAGCCCTGCTGGAGAAAATCCGCCAAATCTGCCTGAACAACCGCGGCAAAAGTCCGATTGAACTGACTATTTACACGCCGAAACGGTTTCGAATCACCGCCAGAGCGGACGCCAACCTGTCCATCCGCGCCGACCTGGAGTCGCATCGGAAACTCGAAGCGGTGCTCGGACGCGGCAAAGTGCACTTTACGGCCTGA